The Dyella sp. 2HG41-7 sequence CCTTGCCGCGCGATAAGCGTGCGGCAATGCGCTCGCGCATCGAAGATTCGAACACCCGCATGTCTTCCGGCATGCGCGGGCTGAGTTCCAGGTAACGATGATTGACCGCACGCAGCTCGCACGTCAGCGCCCCTACGGAGGTGTTGGCTTCGGCGGACGCGTAGGCGGTCATGCTGCGGATCATGGAAACTCGGGTCCCGAACAGTAAGGAAAGGGGCCAATGGTAAACTGTACCGCCCTCACTTGCCCAATGAGCCTATGACAGTGTCCCGCCCGAGCGGTCGTGCCCACGACCAAATGCGCAACATCTCTATCGAGCGCCACTACACCCGCCACGCGGAAGGCTCGGTGCTGGTCGCCTTCGGCCACACCCGCGTGCTGTGCACGGCCAGCGTCGAAGATCGCATGCCGATCTGGCTGCGCGGCAAAGGCGAAGGCTGGGTCACCGCCGAATACGGCATGCTCCCCCGCGCCACCTCCACGCGCACGCAGCGCGAAGCCACGCGCGGTAGCCAGGGTGGTCGCACCATGGAAATCCAGCGATTGATCGGCCGCAGCCTGCGCGCCTGCGTGGATCGCCAGGCGCTGGGCGAACGCGTCATCACGCTCGATTGCGATGTGCTGCAAGCGGACGGCGGCACCCGCACCGCCGCCATCACCGGCGCCTATGTGGCCTTGGTCGATGCGGTGAATGTATTGATGAAGCGCGAGAATCTCCGCCGCAACCCGATTATCGGCGCAGTGGCGGCGGTATCGGTCGGCGTCTACCAGGGCACGCCCGTGCTCGACCTGGATTACGACGAAGATTCCAACTGCGACACCGACATGAATGTGGTGATGAACGACGGCGGCGGCATCATCGAAGTGCAAGGCACCGCGGAAGGCCATGCGTTCCGTCGTGCTGAAATGGACGCGATGATCGATCTCGCCGAAAAAGGCATCGGCGAATTGATCGGCTTGCAACGCGCCGCTCTGGAATCGAACTGACGCCTTCGCGGCGTCTCTTTCACGCACGTCAAAAAGTTTATGCAACGTATCGTTCTCGCCAGCAGCAATCGCGGCAAGCTCGCCGAATTCAGCGCGCTGCTCGCCGACAGCCATTTCGAAGTGATCCCCCAGTCCGAATTGGGTGTGGAGGATGCCGAAGAAACCGGCCTCACCTTTGTCGAAAACGCGCTGCTCAAAGCGCGTCACGCGTCGCTCGCCACGGGCTTGCCCGCGCTAGCCGACGATTCGGGATTGTGCGTCGCGCATCTGCGCGGCGCGCCAGGTTTGTATTCCGCGCGCTACAGCGGCACGCACGGCGATTCCGCCGCCAACAATGCACGCTTGCTGCGCGAACTCGATGGCGTGACGGCCGAACAACGTGGCGCTTTCTTTATCTGCGTGCTCGCGCTGTTGTGGCACGCGGAAGATCCCGCACCGTTGATCGCGGAGGGACGCTGGCACGGGCGCGTACTGGACGCACCTCGCGGCGAGCGCGGCTTCGGCTACGAC is a genomic window containing:
- the rph gene encoding ribonuclease PH; this translates as MTVSRPSGRAHDQMRNISIERHYTRHAEGSVLVAFGHTRVLCTASVEDRMPIWLRGKGEGWVTAEYGMLPRATSTRTQREATRGSQGGRTMEIQRLIGRSLRACVDRQALGERVITLDCDVLQADGGTRTAAITGAYVALVDAVNVLMKRENLRRNPIIGAVAAVSVGVYQGTPVLDLDYDEDSNCDTDMNVVMNDGGGIIEVQGTAEGHAFRRAEMDAMIDLAEKGIGELIGLQRAALESN
- the rdgB gene encoding RdgB/HAM1 family non-canonical purine NTP pyrophosphatase encodes the protein MQRIVLASSNRGKLAEFSALLADSHFEVIPQSELGVEDAEETGLTFVENALLKARHASLATGLPALADDSGLCVAHLRGAPGLYSARYSGTHGDSAANNARLLRELDGVTAEQRGAFFICVLALLWHAEDPAPLIAEGRWHGRVLDAPRGERGFGYDPLFLPHEQSLSAAELEPDVKNRLSHRGQALTKLHARVAELKA